A single Vanessa atalanta chromosome 25, ilVanAtal1.2, whole genome shotgun sequence DNA region contains:
- the LOC125073816 gene encoding transcription factor EB isoform X1: MDESGIDMGYDLASLLTNDFNADQRIFDEMNTTQPHQDFMFYELKSKAVPVTESPPTFKTLTPTSRTQLKQQLMREHAQEQLRRESLQAQQAGQSKDNEDKKKSSPTDVPRITPHVELPPQVLQVRTVLENPTRYHVIQKQKSQVRQYLSESFTPQPQVAGAVRGAPVQSAPELGTRAPSPDRASSSSLLSPGICSAGANSEADEFLEDILSLDSGAGPLSSSEPASTASSVAGDCALLSDADMHALAKDRQKKDNHNMIERRRRFNINDRIKELGTLLPKTNDPFYEVIRDVRPNKGTILKSSVDYIKCLRDEVNRLKQSEQRRKQIELHNRKLMLRIQELERLARLHGLPLSEGWSPQHDDDAAAPAAPPAPPAPPPEVVLPKTEPSPMMELSEPPPDLLRDTPSGEALSALDALDGLKLGSCSPLSREEGLSLSCLEPDLCLEPVTDHLFNHKDVKMRLSPTPGLLGGDENDAVLNLAQIEDLMDDDSHNPVTQGDPMLCSSPTALGLGAALLHVDLSHGSSLLSENGMSLGLGGLGLGLGESLPLLLGATHAPHSPHAHPRPCFDMDLGA, from the exons tcCGCCCACATTCAAGACCCTGACACCGACGTCGCGTACGCAGCTCAAGCAACAGTTGATGCGAGAACATGCGCAGGAGCAATTACGCAGAGAATCATTACAA GCACAGCAAGCAGGTCAGTCCAAAGACAATGAAGATAAAAAGAAGTCAAGTCCGACGGACGTCCCGCGGATCACGCCACACGTGGAATTACCGCCACAAGTGCTGCAG gtGCGAACAGTTCTGGAGAATCCCACCAGGTATCACGTGATCCAGAAACAGAAGAGCCAGGTGCGTCAGTACCTCAGCGAGTCGTTCACACCACAGCCACAG GTGGCAGGCGCAGTCCGAGGCGCACCTGTGCAAAGCGCGCCAGAACTTGGCACGCGAGCACCTTCCCCTGACAGAGCCTCCTCATCCAGTCTCTTGAGTCCTGGAATTTGTTCTGCGGGTGCTAATTCAGAA GCAGACGAGTTCCTAGAAGACATCTTATCCCTGGACAGTGGAGCTGGACCTCTATCCTCATCAGAGCCAGCGTCTACAGCCAGCTCCGTGGCGGGAGACTGTGCACTCCTATCCGATGCGGACATGCACGCATTAGCGAAGGAcagacaaaaaaaagacaatcatAATATGA tcGAACGCCGTAGACGTTTTAACATAAACGACAGAATAAAAGAACTCGGTACCCTGTTACCGAAAACCAACGACCCCTTCTACGAAGTCATAAGAGACGTCAGACCCAACAAGGGGACGATCCTCAAGAGCAGCGTGGACTACATCAAGTGTTTGAGAGACGAAGTGAACCGGCTCAAGCAAAGCGAACAGAGGCGGAAGCAAATCGAACTGCACAACAGGAAACTAATGTTAAGGATACAG GAGCTGGAGCGGCTGGCGCGCCTGCACGGGCTGCCGCTGAGCGAGGGCTGGTCGCCGCAGCACGACGACGACgcggccgcgcccgccgcgccgcccgcgccccccgcgccgccgccc GAGGTGGTCCTCCCTAAAACAGAGCCGTCGCCGATGATGGAGCTCAGCGAACCTCCCCCCGATCTCCTGCGGGATACGCCCTCCGGGGAGGCGCTCTCCGCCTTAGACGCACTGG atggtCTCAAACTCGGTTCCTGTTCGCCCCTCAGTCGTGAAGAAGGCCTCTCACTTAGTTGTCTTGAACCGGACCTGTGCCTCGAACCCGTTACCGATCATCTGTTTAACCACAAGGACGTTAAG ATGCGATTGTCTCCGACGCCTGGGCTGCTGGGCGGTGACGAGAACGACGCAGTCCTCAACCTGGCGCAGATAGAGGACCTCATGGACGACGACTCGCACAACCCCGTCACACAAG GCGACCCCATGCTGTGCTCGTCCCCCACGGCGCTGGGGCTGGGCGCCGCGCTGCTGCACGTCGACCTCTCGCACG GCTCATCACTCCTATCCGAGAACGGGATGTCCCTGGGCCTGGGCGGCCTGGGCCTGGGCCTGGGGGAGAGCCTGCCGCTGCTGCTGGGCGCCACGCACGCGCCGCACTCCCCGCACGCGCACCCGCGGCCCTGCTTCGACATGGACCTCGGCGCCTAG
- the LOC125073816 gene encoding transcription factor EB isoform X2 — translation MTKGPRKVKLVIVVNNKKDPPTFKTLTPTSRTQLKQQLMREHAQEQLRRESLQAQQAGQSKDNEDKKKSSPTDVPRITPHVELPPQVLQVRTVLENPTRYHVIQKQKSQVRQYLSESFTPQPQVAGAVRGAPVQSAPELGTRAPSPDRASSSSLLSPGICSAGANSEADEFLEDILSLDSGAGPLSSSEPASTASSVAGDCALLSDADMHALAKDRQKKDNHNMIERRRRFNINDRIKELGTLLPKTNDPFYEVIRDVRPNKGTILKSSVDYIKCLRDEVNRLKQSEQRRKQIELHNRKLMLRIQELERLARLHGLPLSEGWSPQHDDDAAAPAAPPAPPAPPPEVVLPKTEPSPMMELSEPPPDLLRDTPSGEALSALDALDGLKLGSCSPLSREEGLSLSCLEPDLCLEPVTDHLFNHKDVKMRLSPTPGLLGGDENDAVLNLAQIEDLMDDDSHNPVTQGDPMLCSSPTALGLGAALLHVDLSHGSSLLSENGMSLGLGGLGLGLGESLPLLLGATHAPHSPHAHPRPCFDMDLGA, via the exons tcCGCCCACATTCAAGACCCTGACACCGACGTCGCGTACGCAGCTCAAGCAACAGTTGATGCGAGAACATGCGCAGGAGCAATTACGCAGAGAATCATTACAA GCACAGCAAGCAGGTCAGTCCAAAGACAATGAAGATAAAAAGAAGTCAAGTCCGACGGACGTCCCGCGGATCACGCCACACGTGGAATTACCGCCACAAGTGCTGCAG gtGCGAACAGTTCTGGAGAATCCCACCAGGTATCACGTGATCCAGAAACAGAAGAGCCAGGTGCGTCAGTACCTCAGCGAGTCGTTCACACCACAGCCACAG GTGGCAGGCGCAGTCCGAGGCGCACCTGTGCAAAGCGCGCCAGAACTTGGCACGCGAGCACCTTCCCCTGACAGAGCCTCCTCATCCAGTCTCTTGAGTCCTGGAATTTGTTCTGCGGGTGCTAATTCAGAA GCAGACGAGTTCCTAGAAGACATCTTATCCCTGGACAGTGGAGCTGGACCTCTATCCTCATCAGAGCCAGCGTCTACAGCCAGCTCCGTGGCGGGAGACTGTGCACTCCTATCCGATGCGGACATGCACGCATTAGCGAAGGAcagacaaaaaaaagacaatcatAATATGA tcGAACGCCGTAGACGTTTTAACATAAACGACAGAATAAAAGAACTCGGTACCCTGTTACCGAAAACCAACGACCCCTTCTACGAAGTCATAAGAGACGTCAGACCCAACAAGGGGACGATCCTCAAGAGCAGCGTGGACTACATCAAGTGTTTGAGAGACGAAGTGAACCGGCTCAAGCAAAGCGAACAGAGGCGGAAGCAAATCGAACTGCACAACAGGAAACTAATGTTAAGGATACAG GAGCTGGAGCGGCTGGCGCGCCTGCACGGGCTGCCGCTGAGCGAGGGCTGGTCGCCGCAGCACGACGACGACgcggccgcgcccgccgcgccgcccgcgccccccgcgccgccgccc GAGGTGGTCCTCCCTAAAACAGAGCCGTCGCCGATGATGGAGCTCAGCGAACCTCCCCCCGATCTCCTGCGGGATACGCCCTCCGGGGAGGCGCTCTCCGCCTTAGACGCACTGG atggtCTCAAACTCGGTTCCTGTTCGCCCCTCAGTCGTGAAGAAGGCCTCTCACTTAGTTGTCTTGAACCGGACCTGTGCCTCGAACCCGTTACCGATCATCTGTTTAACCACAAGGACGTTAAG ATGCGATTGTCTCCGACGCCTGGGCTGCTGGGCGGTGACGAGAACGACGCAGTCCTCAACCTGGCGCAGATAGAGGACCTCATGGACGACGACTCGCACAACCCCGTCACACAAG GCGACCCCATGCTGTGCTCGTCCCCCACGGCGCTGGGGCTGGGCGCCGCGCTGCTGCACGTCGACCTCTCGCACG GCTCATCACTCCTATCCGAGAACGGGATGTCCCTGGGCCTGGGCGGCCTGGGCCTGGGCCTGGGGGAGAGCCTGCCGCTGCTGCTGGGCGCCACGCACGCGCCGCACTCCCCGCACGCGCACCCGCGGCCCTGCTTCGACATGGACCTCGGCGCCTAG